In a genomic window of Magnolia sinica isolate HGM2019 chromosome 16, MsV1, whole genome shotgun sequence:
- the LOC131229031 gene encoding uncharacterized protein LOC131229031 isoform X1, giving the protein MVKSVIGEETQLKSAEDRLFQSQVPTQVGLVIGKLSSSLDRGFVFDLVPTPPNDAGEPACSISDGGRDDRKKGSKGKSQMEASMLLVDRDWLAEHARQVYKMLLGGVNVVGVYIWASESSFKNSSTILWQTVKGVAEAAPFYESDLDERLLIHISYSPRRWTCRSCMLGSSMTSTSLRACDFKMGKPLATLQTFRCMYSFEMRLPIFTKDAPNASTLRDILRNGISYHVKELKGAKALVDGNLVVKDQQSTSDGLHEVELLLPFMKDGPAEAFSMEEVAGLVIFSGAVCSSSYLCPKESILQAISDIKGDIITSLRSRLDIMCDEAEEDVGSTVDGSGEANSEILTEKSTHQLILDELRKTCSLSFPRRVLVPWLGRIFICDYLQPLETFEDLKDRCKEMMSMELPTDTSTILELEEEATRLTAKSFWDVVPGKPASDSDPHIARKNGQDLSRKEGSSRSKNKNSNMIVTIAIVILAILLGLGVFVKPVSMAK; this is encoded by the exons ATGGTGAAATCAGTAATTGGAGAAGAAACCCAACTAAAATCAGCAGAGGATCGACTCTTCCAATCTCAAGTACCAACACag GTGGGTCTTGTTATAGGCAAGCTGAGTTCCAGTCTAGACCGGGGATTTGTCTTTGATTTGGTACCGACGCCCCCCAACGATGCTGGAGAACCAGCTTGTTCAATATCGGACGGTGGAAGAGATGACAGGAAGAAGGGTTCTAAAGGGAAGTCTCAGATGGAAGCTTCAATGCTGTTGGTCGATCGGGATTGGTTGGCGGAACACGCTCGTCAG GTATATAAGATGCTCTTGGGTGGCGTGAATGTGGTTGGGGTCTATATATGGGCTTCTGAGAGTTCATTCAAGAATTCAAGCACAATACTCTGGCAG ACAGTCAAGGGAGTTGCGGAAGCAGCACCTTTTTACGAGAGTGATTTGGATGAAAGGCTACTAATTCACATTTCGTATAGCCCGAGAAG GTGGACTTGCCGAAGTTGCATGTTGGGTTCCAGTATGACATCGACCAGTTTAAGGGCTTGTGATTTCAAAATGGGAAAACCATTAGCTACCCTTCAAACTTTTAGATGCATGTACAGCTTTGAGATGAG ATTACCCATATTTACTAAGGATGCACCGAATGCTAGTACCTTGAGAGACATTCTTCGCAATGGAATTTCATATCATGTGAAAGAGCTGAAAGGTGCAAAGGCCTTGGTCGATGGAAATTTG GTGGTTAAAGATCAGCAAAGCACTTCAGACGGTCTTCATGAAGTTGAGCTTCTTTTGCCATTCATGAAAGATGGGCCTGCTGAAG CATTCAGCATGGAGGAGGTCGCTGGCCTAGTTATCTTCAGTGGGGCTGTATGTTCTTCTTCATACTTGTGTCCAAAAGAATCAATTTTGCAAGCCATATCTGATATAAAG gGAGACATTATCACCAGTTTACGGAGTAGGTTAGATATCATGTGTGACGAGGCAGAGGAAGATGTGGGCTCAACCGTTGATGGCAGTGGGGAGGCAAACAGTGAAATATTAACTGAAAAATCGACCCACCAACTCATCTTAGATGAACTGAG AAAAACGTGCAGTCTCTCCTTTCCAAGAAGAGTTCTTGTTCCTTGGTTGGGCAGGATCTTTATTTGTGACTATCTACAGCCGTTGGAGACATttgag GATCTCAAAGATCGTTGCAAGGAGATGATGTCCATGGAGCTCCCGACAGATACATCAACAATCTTAGAACTGGAAGAGGAAGCCACTCGATTGACTGCTAAATCATTCTGGGATGTGGTCCCTGGCAAGCCAGCATCTGACTCTGATCCCCACATTGCAAGAAAGAATGGACAAGATTTGTCAAGAAAAGAAGGCAGTAGtagatctaaaaataaaaattcgaaCATGATTGTTACTATAGCTATTGTCATCCTTGCAATCTTACTTGGGCTGGGGGTGTTTGTCAAGCCTGTAAGCATGGCTAAATGA
- the LOC131229031 gene encoding uncharacterized protein LOC131229031 isoform X2, with the protein MVKSVIGEETQLKSAEDRLFQSQVPTQVGLVIGKLSSSLDRGFVFDLVPTPPNDAGEPACSISDGGRDDRKKGSKGKSQMEASMLLVDRDWLAEHARQVYKMLLGGVNVVGVYIWASESSFKNSSTILWQTVKGVAEAAPFYESDLDERLLIHISYSPRRWTCRSCMLGSSMTSTSLRACDFKMGKPLATLQTFRCMYSFEMRLPIFTKDAPNASTLRDILRNGISYHVKELKGAKALVDGNLVVKDQQSTSDGLHEVELLLPFMKDGPAEAFSMEEVAGLVIFSGAVCSSSYLCPKESILQAISDIKGDIITSLRSRLDIMCDEAEEDVGSTVDGSGEANSEILTEKSTHQLILDELRKTCSLSFPRRVLVPWLGRIFICDYLQPLETFEIVARR; encoded by the exons ATGGTGAAATCAGTAATTGGAGAAGAAACCCAACTAAAATCAGCAGAGGATCGACTCTTCCAATCTCAAGTACCAACACag GTGGGTCTTGTTATAGGCAAGCTGAGTTCCAGTCTAGACCGGGGATTTGTCTTTGATTTGGTACCGACGCCCCCCAACGATGCTGGAGAACCAGCTTGTTCAATATCGGACGGTGGAAGAGATGACAGGAAGAAGGGTTCTAAAGGGAAGTCTCAGATGGAAGCTTCAATGCTGTTGGTCGATCGGGATTGGTTGGCGGAACACGCTCGTCAG GTATATAAGATGCTCTTGGGTGGCGTGAATGTGGTTGGGGTCTATATATGGGCTTCTGAGAGTTCATTCAAGAATTCAAGCACAATACTCTGGCAG ACAGTCAAGGGAGTTGCGGAAGCAGCACCTTTTTACGAGAGTGATTTGGATGAAAGGCTACTAATTCACATTTCGTATAGCCCGAGAAG GTGGACTTGCCGAAGTTGCATGTTGGGTTCCAGTATGACATCGACCAGTTTAAGGGCTTGTGATTTCAAAATGGGAAAACCATTAGCTACCCTTCAAACTTTTAGATGCATGTACAGCTTTGAGATGAG ATTACCCATATTTACTAAGGATGCACCGAATGCTAGTACCTTGAGAGACATTCTTCGCAATGGAATTTCATATCATGTGAAAGAGCTGAAAGGTGCAAAGGCCTTGGTCGATGGAAATTTG GTGGTTAAAGATCAGCAAAGCACTTCAGACGGTCTTCATGAAGTTGAGCTTCTTTTGCCATTCATGAAAGATGGGCCTGCTGAAG CATTCAGCATGGAGGAGGTCGCTGGCCTAGTTATCTTCAGTGGGGCTGTATGTTCTTCTTCATACTTGTGTCCAAAAGAATCAATTTTGCAAGCCATATCTGATATAAAG gGAGACATTATCACCAGTTTACGGAGTAGGTTAGATATCATGTGTGACGAGGCAGAGGAAGATGTGGGCTCAACCGTTGATGGCAGTGGGGAGGCAAACAGTGAAATATTAACTGAAAAATCGACCCACCAACTCATCTTAGATGAACTGAG AAAAACGTGCAGTCTCTCCTTTCCAAGAAGAGTTCTTGTTCCTTGGTTGGGCAGGATCTTTATTTGTGACTATCTACAGCCGTTGGAGACATttgag ATCGTTGCAAGGAGATGA